CACCGAAAAGCCTCACTACTAGACCTAGGTAGTGTCCGTTATGGTAGTGCTAGTGGTTGTTCGGTGGTGGTGAATTGGAGgcatgggaggcagcggcggagCTACGGGCAGTTCTGGGGGGTACCACTGCCCCAGCCGTAGCCTAATTAGTggctgtgacacccaagtttttaattggatttttcaaaagattttatttgacttgagggaggtgatctaaatttttcttcaaaaaaactctccctttcaaatattttttttatggcaacaattttatttggattcatcCAAGATCTGTCTTTAGTCTTGGAGGTTCTTGTTTTTTTTATtttgactcaagacaaaatgttttttttcatttggggaaaatgacttttgaaaatccttttgaaaatgcactatggcttttggaataatcccttgccactttcaacaattccctcttgccatggccttagtgcaaatccattcccctaaccctcccctcatctttggatcatgttttgcatcaaatctagcaagttgtacctctccatataaatttttccattcaaaacatattcaaataaatttctgtcttcttttctagccattggtgatttacaaaggagctaccatctctgctttgatttttgcccccaaaccaactcctctccctagtcctttgaaccctcaaccaagatccatgaagatccactggtcttcagttcaaatttttcaaactacacttactgcaagtttggaccagatttgtcaaatttggtgaaattcattcaaatccttttccaaaaatttcaagtaaaatcaggcagcctctgggtgcattgagtggtcacctcaccaagtaccagctccagaaaaatttatctcattgccaaatctttctgtcgaacacctgcagtgcattgtcaatgtcaagattcagttaagttcagagagcattgcagtgcactgtcgttttcttcagaacccgacgtcgatctcgccagtgccactgtgtcgccttgctcctcgtcccctcccccttgttcctgcaccgcacgagcgtctggcaccttgcggacgtcggcaacgggcagcagaaggtgcgccgccccatgaccgacgccagcggcggctttgcggccgccagcgggaggcacggcgcagacggtgccacccagcgccgcccaagccaccggagctcgccgcgtggccttccactcccccgaacgcgctgccactctcgtcgtgaaccgcagggcgcggagcgcgctctctgccgccgtcgagcccgtgcggccatttcaccgtggaccgacgccattacgccaagaccaactccgtttagcagtggaatgacaccagtaacttccactgatgctgcctggccactcaaacctcctgccaatccactgcatccccgtaatcgctcgccggagattctccgttcacggccaccccgtcgatccgcctataaatagagacctcgagcttcaactcgagcacacaccatccctgcacttcacctagagcacgcctagccactggaagagccccgaggaggtctccttcctcgactccggccgccacgacccgccacgggatccagctcgattcgccctcgtgtgtgcacctccgcctcccatctcttgccagtagcttcactatgcatccctccttctgacccgcgcttcaattcgaagtttgcagccctccaccggagttctccaccaccacccgagccgccgcccgtcggagatagtgtcgccgtcgacgtggtgctccccgttggtcgagtccaccacccaccgacgcggaagaacacgctgaagctcttggtaccctccgatcctcctgactcgccgtggttcgacgccggcgtccaccgcagtcttcgggcgccggcgagcttttcaaacctgacatgtggaccccgcatgtcagcctctgttctattctttcgcgaaccgttttctgttggcgccttcaggcaaaatacgttttcttcctttagctagcgcatttctttccgaagcgttttcgggtttctcagtttaaaccctggaacttttctgtttcattacagataagtccctggatagaaacctttataacttttaaatgaaaagggatttttgagtgattctttttctgacagtcttaaatttttgtctagttttttatgagatttatttggaaaaactttggagaagtttctgtgcacgttttggttttcacgttagtacccgttttcgtgattgccgtaggttccggaagaggtgacggagccgcaaacttcgccgagctagactccgacttctccgaaccaggcaagcatgtttgaacatttgatatgataagtgtttgcatgtttgcttgaaagttttgtgcgtggcatatgagtgtcggtaaatacctcgttgcttgtaaggcaactacccgcatgttccaaagttgcgatgatctctgatgagagatggccaaatcatgtggtgacatgaagggcagcaaggtggtactgttgtagcataccagccttgcgtcatccgactttctccgacgttaacgtggacggagtcacgttatcgttcttttcccccgCATGTTTcatagttgcgatgatctctgatgagagatggcctaatcatgtggtgacatgaagggcagcaaggtggtactgttgtagcataccagccttgcgtcatccgactatttctgacgctaacgtggacggagtcacgttatcgttctttcccccttccgtgctaccacatgtttcatttgccaggatgcggtttagtaagttggtaacctctttccgtgtacacaccaaacagaggggccgggatgatggtaccttggcccaggattaaagccagtcatccggtcagggggcatgggtgtttccggttgggaccgagagggggggcacccccttagagcgcgcgtatagaaatttgatcccatgctacgcgaggttgtagcctccccgtctcaaggtttttcttgaacgttgctgagggtgatccctggctttggaatgttgaattgggtgtgtactggttagacgtgttccttccaaaacaccgtaaacggaactagtccctgtgactactgaaatccgttggctgtggttaagtacaaactctgcagagtcaaattcttccaagtcatcgtatccatgatcacgtagtgaaatcagtatacccatatctatccgcgtgaaaaacttgtccccggtgaacaagctcaagtggtaaatccagttaaattattattcctgtggatggactaactttatatttgtctcgtacttgtgataatttatgttcccgaactattgtattattgagctacaatataagccctttaggtgatgttgctcagacgtccgactgtggcatgttcgtcttttattttctattataagccctttatgtgatgtcgctcagacgtccgactgtggcattattattattcttgcagtttcctctcgaggagtcattcagaccctcgtttggcaccagtattactattcttgcattttccactcgaggagtcattcagacactcgtttggcaccagtattactattcttgcattttccgctcgaggagtcattcagaccctcgtttggcaccagtattactattcttgcagtttccgctcgaggagtcattcagaccctcgcttggcacccagtatttattatctctatgtctgatcgcactggttaaatTGTTCtcatgcttcatgtttgcatttgttatatcttttgTCCGagctgtcttgcgagtactttcatagtactcacctggcttgttgatttggccagatgttgacgaaggcgatctcttggatgaagagtttgatagcgcgtccgacgcctagaggagtcccagtcagtcctgcgcgatcccggatattggtcacttgtattatatacgcttccgccacccgcaataagtctcctcgagcctcactccgacgctcgaagagctgtagtcttcaggagtcatatcactcgcttcgcagtgatatttccaccactgtcattatcgtgagttagtagtatgtcaccctatccgccgtcttgttttagcggcgtgcatgtaagaAATTGTTGGGCatcctccgctcaaccttgtattatattcagtactcctggtatttttcttctgtgaccaagatattgtctaccagtgagaaggaattcttccttactggtccgtaaaagggattggtctatcaataattattttattgaaaaaccggtcgtgacagtggCAGCCTAAAATTTCCACCTAAAATGTTTGCCCGGCGTAGACACACGGCCCCACCCTAAACCCCACCAAACCCCCATCCCCGACCACCTCTCCTCCTCCCTACTTTGTGCTTGACCCTACTCCCCATTGTGCGACCATCTTCTTTCCCACCCGTCTCCCGCCGCATGGTTCTTGGAATGATGGAGTATGGAGGTTTACCAAGCATGGAGAGCTGCGCCCGCAGAGTCCACTGCGAGCCCACCAGCAAGGCGGTTCCCTAGGCGCTACCTCCAGCCGTATTTTCGCAAATGCAGCGCCATGGCTTGTGAAACATGAGCATTATGGTGGAGAAAAACAGATAGTAGGATCTAGTTTGTGAAACATCAGATCCAATAGGAATGAACCACACCAAAGATATCAGAGAAGGAATCGAGGGGAGACCTTTTGTATGATCAAAAGAGGGGTTGGGATTAAGTGGGACTGAACGATCAAGAAGGGTGTGCTCGGGGATGCGCCTCTCTAAGTCAAACCCTCTCCTACAACACGACTATACTTCTCCAATCAACCATTTTGAGAATTGAGTTAAGACTAAATAATTTCTAGTGATGCGACTAGACAGCTTTACCCGTTTCTAGTATTATTGCACTTAAAACTTGTCATAGTTCCATACGGTAAGCTCACAATTATTAACTCTGCATAAGAACATAGTTCAAGGTACAAATCAAAACGCCGCAAACTTCGCTAAGTAGAGGTTTCAATGGTCTCCTCGGGTGTTTCCTTCTTCTTGTCTGGACCAAATATGAAAAATCCAGCACCAGCGGGAAGTAAGAAATACGATAACAACAACATTTGTTGTTGCTCCTGTTGCTCGAAGCTgcaaattaaaaagaaaagaacAATACAAAATTTAAGTGACAGAGAAGGACTGGGTTCCACTATCAAGAGAAAAGGGAACCGATCAAAAAACTACAGATGATGAATTCACTTACCGTTTCTCCTGTTCTAGCAAACTTAGAGTTGCTTCATGTGCCTTTTGCAAGTTCTCGCTATACTTCTCCAATGCTATCTCAAAACGGGCCTGGGGGAGTGGGTGTAGTTTGAGTGAGAATGCTGTAAACAAATGAAAGTATTATTAAACTTTAATAAATTACTATATAAAATTAGGCACTTTGCTAGTTTGTCATGGCACATCTTGTATGCACAGTAATAACTGTTTGCAAATATTTCACAGCTTGAGAAGTTGATTCGGCTAGACCCGAACAACGAACCTAAGCTGAAAGGAGGTACATGAAGGAGAAATAATCAGGAGGACCAAGAGAATGACATTAAGAAGTTTCTGCAGCGTGCTAATTAAAAGGAGGTACCTTTAGCACATAATTTTGCAACACCTAACGCATAGTTAGATCACATCTActctagtgtcaaaaacgctcttatattatgggacggagggagtactagctaACAAGAATTAATTTCGCGAATCACTGAAACCCTAGAGCAAGACAGAACATGGGGAATACATACGTTAGGGGGGAGGAAAGATGGATTACGTACCTTGGATTCGATCCTCTGAGCACCACCGGAGAGGAACCGGCCTGGGCTCCGACGGAAGGAGCCTACCCCTAGCGGGATTGATCGCCCAAGAACGCGGCCTGCGGCAGATCTGAGCAACAGCGAAGCCATCCTTCTgaactcttcttcttccttcacAGTGAAAGAGATTCGGCCCTTGTGCTGTTTGTGTGGACGATGCGAACCGGCGGTTGGGGTAGATAAGCATAAGCGGTTTCCGGGAATCGATGGTTACCAGGCGCTTGCTAGGCGTCATCCGCCTGATTTTAGGGGAAACATAAGCCGGCTCCCGTACCGTTAGATAGCGACGCATCTGCCGTTGGATAAAATAGCTCATCCCGCTCCCTGCGCTGTGGTTCCTCCTGCCCTACTTTCCATCGCAGAAATAGGCCAACGCGGGTCGACGTCGCTCCGGTCGTTAACTCTCTCCACATCAAAGAAGTGCAGCAACGTCTGCATCCCTGTAAGCTACGTAGTCGCTGAAGACGCACATGGGACAAGCTTTGCATGTCCAGTGAGTTGCTTTGCGACAACGCTTCCGACGTGCAAAATTGTGCGGCCACTCTTGCGCCATGGGGGCACGGACAATCAGCAGCGACTCTGCATTTTGCAATGTCGCGAGTCCTTGTCTTTGCTAGagcaccgtcgtcgtcgtcatttTCCGGCAGCACATCCTCTACAACGAATACATATGCTGCAACGCTCCGGCGGCCGATGATGCTCAGCACTCGCGAGGTTCCGGCGGGCCGGCGATGCTCCGACGGCCTGGTGAGGATGCTCCATTGCAGCACCCGTGAGGTTCCCGCGGCCAGACGACGCTTCGACGGCGATGCTCCATTGCAGCACCCGTGAGGTTCCGGCGGCCCGGCGATGCTCCGTTGCGGCACCCGTGACGTTTCGGCGGCCTGGTGATGATGCTCCATTACAGCACCCGTGAGGTTCCGGCGGCCCGTCGGCGATGCTCCATTGCAGCACCCATGAGGTTCCACGCGGCCCGATAATACTCTGACGCCCTAGTGATGCTCCATTGCAGCACCCGTGAGGTTCCGACGGCCCGGCGGTAATGCTCCATTGCAGCATCCGTGAGGTTCCGGCGGCCTGATAATACGCTGACGCCCCAGTGATGCTCCATTAAAGCACCCGTGAGGTTTCAATGGCCCGGCGGCGATGCTCCATTGCAGCACCCATGAGGTTCCAGCTGCCCGGCAATGGTTCATTGCAGCACCCGTGAGGTTCTGGTGTCGATGCTCTATTATAGGCTTATAGCACCCGTGAGGTTCCGACGGCCCGACAATGCTCCGAGGCCACGGTGATGCTCCACTGCAGCACCCATGAGGTTCCGACGACTCGGTGTTGCTCCATTGAAGCACCCCCGTGAGGTTTTGACGACCCGGTGGTGCTCCATTGTAGTACCCATGAGGTTCTGGCGGCCGGTGATGCTACATTGCAGCACCCGTGAGGTTCCAAAGGCTGACGATGCTCCAGCAGTTTGGTGATGCTCCATTGCAGCACCCATGAGGTTCCCGAGGCCGACAATGCACCGCCGGTTTGGCGATGCTCCATTGCAGCACCCGCGAGGTTCCGGAGACTGAGGATGCTCCGGTGGTTTGGCGATGCTCCATTGCAATACCCGCGAGGTTCTCGCAATCCAGTGAACCT
The sequence above is a segment of the Aegilops tauschii subsp. strangulata cultivar AL8/78 chromosome 6, Aet v6.0, whole genome shotgun sequence genome. Coding sequences within it:
- the LOC109751357 gene encoding uncharacterized protein isoform X1, with translation MTPSKRLVTIDSRKPLMLIYPNRRFASSTQTAQGPNLFHCEGRRRVQKDGFAVAQICRRPRSWAINPARGRLLPSEPRPVPLRWCSEDRIQAFSLKLHPLPQARFEIALEKYSENLQKAHEATLSLLEQEKRFEQQEQQQMLLLSYFLLPAGAGFFIFGPDKKKETPEETIETST
- the LOC109751357 gene encoding uncharacterized protein isoform X2; the encoded protein is MASLLLRSAAGRVLGRSIPLGVGSFRRSPGRFLSGGAQRIESKARFEIALEKYSENLQKAHEATLSLLEQEKRFEQQEQQQMLLLSYFLLPAGAGFFIFGPDKKKETPEETIETST